The Brassica oleracea var. oleracea cultivar TO1000 chromosome C6, BOL, whole genome shotgun sequence genomic interval ACTTTTGATCTTGCTACGCTTTAACCAATACCGACCTAAAACCTAAACTCTACAACCATGGAGCCGTTTAAACTCTAAAGACTGTACTGCAGACAAGTATGAGCTACAGAAGTGGTTCCCTCTACATCTAGGTAGTAGGTACTACGGAGATAACTAAAAATAACAACCAAACTAGTAGTTATGTGAAGGTTCTTACCCCCGAGAGAAGAAACAGATGTTCGATACTGTACCAACGAATCCTTAGTAGTAACATCTTCTGAAACATTCTCCTCTAAAGGTTTACTACTCTCACAGTTCTGCAATGTCTCAATTAGGACGTATTTATCAGTCTTCCATACACAATCCAACAAGGTGAAGCACTCTTCATCCTTTGGATAAAACTCACGGAACACCTATATTTTTCCAAATAGAAAAAAAAAAAAAAAAAAGAGTTTACTGACATGATTATTGAACAGTTTGAGAAAACAACCAAATGGTCCAACAAAGAAGCTTAGACCGACCTCAACCCCTTCCTGAGCTATCTTTACAGACTGTTTCTTCAAAGATGTAGAGGTTACCGAGTTGAAAACTGAAACTGCATCAAGCAATATCTGCAAGAACCAAAACCATGAACAAATTAAAGTGTGAATTCAATTATGAACACTACAATAACAATAAGATCTATCATATTACGTATTTAATGAAGATCATGGATTACAGAAACTAACTAAAATGTTTTTCTTCTTCTTAGGAATAGACAGAACAAAATCAAAAGGAGTCAACTTACTTGTTGAATCAACACTCGGAGACGTGCAAGCAGCGCCAAAAATGTCATGGAAGACCCTATGAAAAATGAACAAGCTAGCAAAACGGATATGCCACTGTAGCACAAATTTTAACGAAAAAACAATTATTACTTGAATGCGATTATCAATGAGAAATTACACAAAACAGTTTAATTTATAAACTAATCAGTACCTAGCTGCCTTCAAGATGGGTTCAGTCATCTGCACCAACACACACCAGTCAGAAAACTCAGATCTTGTTCATACGTATGTTCATGCAGCTAATCTCTACGAAACCTCTATAATATATAGAGATTAGAGAATACCTGTGAGAGTAGATGAAGAGCTCCACGAAGTCGATCCAAGATACTTGGAGATTTCTTCAACTTCAAGCTGCATAAAACCCCCAAATATATCAGAGCTAAGCTCCAATGCCATTCTCATATATATATCAGTAAGAAAGATAAGCCATACCTCTCCAAAACATGGAGTTTCTGTTTAGTTCCTGTCCCAGACATAACATGAAAGCAAGGTCTAAGAATCTCCTCCATGTTTGCTGTTCTCAAAAGCCTCAGATCCCTTCTCACCTAACCAACAAAAAATCGATTATAGATTTGAAATCAAGAAACAAATTCATCTCATGTAGATAGGTACCTTGAGAAGGTACTGAAAGTAGGAGCATCTACGATGCTGGTTCTTGTTCTTGTAAACCATTCTCTCGAAGACTGCGTGCTCAAGCTCGAGAAGACGAAGCTGACTCTTCAGCTTCTCCTCTAGAGCTTTGGCTTGTACATCATCCTCCATGGTACAGCTCTGTAAGGAAACTTACAATCAGATTCATACATATTCGA includes:
- the LOC106296241 gene encoding uncharacterized protein LOC106296241 isoform X1: MEDDVQAKALEEKLKSQLRLLELEHAVFERMVYKNKNQHRRCSYFQYLLKVRRDLRLLRTANMEEILRPCFHVMSGTGTKQKLHVLESLKLKKSPSILDRLRGALHLLSQMTEPILKAASGISVLLACSFFIGSSMTFLALLARLRVLIQQILLDAVSVFNSVTSTSLKKQSVKIAQEGVEVFREFYPKDEECFTLLDCVWKTDKYVLIETLQNCESSKPLEENVSEDVTTKDSLVQYRTSVSSLGEDLSQLPEADNGGVTVTKSSIAIAETASSKTNNVLLPEVSENPGDATTRDCSIQYQTSVCPLGEEISPLPEADSGGVTVTESSTPTAETASSKTNNALQPEVSDKPEDATTRDCSVQYETFVSPFGEDMSLSLPEADKDVGGTVTESSNLIAKAEPEDLEKPDDESTKPVTPAKINADTIKPSCRATKVAFLRVKRPFAEITPNPTEEPPRKKQKTGEKDKKEAKEDGFYNLLIRGTHKDSLF